CATCTACCACACCCAGTAGCAGCACCAGTCATTTCCTTTATTTCATCTAAAGTACGAGCGCCATTTATCATTGCCTTTCTTATATCTATGTAACTAACTTGTTTGCAATGACATATTATCTTATCTCCAGCCATATTAAATCTCCTTTTTAAATTGTAATTTATTTTATTATAATATAATACCCAATTTAATAGAATTAAAAACAACTAAATAAAACAATATAATAATAAAGTAGTTATATAAGTATTGCAAAATAGATTAAAGAATGGTATTAAAGATAATAATAATTATGATATAATAAAATTTACGAAAAGAATACGAAAACATAAGGATGGTGCTTTATAAATGAAATGGGCAGAAATAACAATTAAAACTACAACTGAAGCAGTTGAAGCTATAACTAATATATTATATGAACAAAATGTAGGGGGAGTATCTATAGAAGACCCTAAAGACTTTAAATTCCAAAAGAAACATGAATATGACTGGGATTTTGTAGAAGAAGAAATATTCAATAGCGGATATGACGGAGTTATAATAAAAACTTACATAACAGAAGAAAGAGATGTATCTGATGATATTAAAATAATAAAAGAAAAAATAGATGGATTAAAAGAGTTCGGAATAGACATAGGTGATGCTATTGTAGAATTATCACAAGTTGATGAAGAAGATTGGGCAAATGAATGGAAAAATTATTACAAGCCAACAAAGATAGGGCAAAAAGTAGTTGTTAAACCAACTTGGGAAGAATATGATCTTCAAGATGGTGATTTAATAATAGAGCTTGATCCAGGAATGGCATTTGGTACAGGTACTCATGAAACAACAAGTATGTGTATACAACAATTAGAAAAATATGTAAAAAAAGATTCTAAAGTGTTTGATATAGGATGCGGAAGTGGAATACTTGCAATAGCTGCTGCAAAGCTTGGAGCGAAAGAGGTTTTAGCAGTTGATTTAGATGAAGTTGCTGTAAAAGTATCTAAAGAAAATATAGAATTAAATAATGTAGAAGAGACAGTAGTTGCTAAGCATGGTAATTTAATGGAAGTAGTTAAGGATAAAGCTGATATAGTAGTTGCAAATATAATAGCTGATATAATAAAAATATTAGCTAAAGATATAAAGAACTTTATGAAAGAAGATGCAGTATTTATATCTTCAGGAATAATACATGCAAAAGTTGAAGAAGTAAAAGAAGCTTTAATAGAAAATGGATTAGAAATAATAGAAGTACAAACTTTAGGTGAGTGGAACGCTATAGTATCAAAGATTAAGTAGGTGACATAAATGGATAGATTTTTTGTAGAAAAGAAAAATATAAATCTAGAAAGTAATACTTGTATCATTGAGGGTGAAGATGTAAAGCATATATCTAAAGTTCTAAGATGTAAGAATGGTGAAAAATTAGAAATATGCGATAATGATAACAATGAATACATATGTGAAATTACTGATATAGATAAATCAATAGTTGAGCTAAATATATTACAAAAAGTTGATATAAAAAGAGAATCAGACTTAAAAATAAAATTGTATCAAGGATTACCAAAGGGCCCTAAAATGGAAATGATCCTTCAAAAGCTTACTGAAGTTGGTGTTGATGAAATAGTATTAGTTCAAACGAAGAGAAGTGTAGCTAAGGTTGACGATAAAAAAGAAGATAAAAAAATTGAGCGTTGGGAACGAATAATCTATGAAGCAGCTAAGCAAAGTAAAAGAGGTAAAATTCCTAGATTAAGAGGCATTTTAAGTTTTAAGGAAGCTTTATTAGAAATGAAAGAAAATGATTTTAATATAGCCCCATATGAAAATGAAAGAACAAAATCGATTAAGCAAGCGATAAAAGGTGTAGATATAAATAACATAGGTGTTTTTGTTGGACCAGAAGGTGGATTTGACGAAAGTGAGATAGAAGCAATAGAGGAGATTGGCGGTCAATCAGTATCTTTAGGACCTAGAATATTAAGAACCGAGACAGCATCAGTTGTCGCTTCATCTATAGTACTATATGAATTAAGCGACTTAGGAGGAAATGAATAAATGAAAAAAGTAGCTTTTTACACATTAGGTTGTAAAGTAAATCAATATGAGACAGAAGCTATGCTTGAGATGTTTGAAAAAGACGGATATGCTCAAGTTGATAGTGAAGAATTTGCAGATGTATATGTAATAAATACATGTACTGTAACACACATGAGTGATAGAAAATCACGTCAATATATAAGAAGAATGAAAAAGAAAAATCCAGATGCAATAATTGCAGTTGTAGGATGTTATTCTCAAGTTTCTCCAGAAGAAATACTTGAAATAGAAGAAGTAAACTTAGTAATGGGTACTAATGAAAGAAGACAAATAGTAGAAGAAATTAAAAAAATTGACTCAAGCCAAAAAGCTAGTACAGTTGATGACATAATGAAAGTTAGAGCATTTGAAGAAATTGAAATAAGTCAATCTAACGGAAGAACTAGAGCATTCATGAAAATACAAGATGGATGTGATAGATTCTGTTCTTACTGCATAATACCTTATGCAAGAGGTGGAAAAGTAAGAAGTAGAAATAAAGAAAGTATACTAGAAGAAGTTCAAAAATTAGCTTCAAATGGGTACAAAGAAATAGTTTTAACTGGTATACATGTCGCATCTTATGGAAAAGACTTAAAAGATGAACAAATGACATTATTAAGTGTTATAAAAGAAATAAATGAAGTTGAAGAAATAGAAAGAATAAGATTAAGTTCAGTAGAACCTGTTTTATTTACTGATGAGTTTGTAAATGAAGTATCAAAAATGCCAAAAGTTTGTCCTCATTACCATTTATCACTTCAAAGTGGATGTGATGAAACTTTAAAAAGAATGAATAGAAGATATACTACAAAAGAATATAAGGAAATAGTAGACCGCTTAAGAGAAAATATACCTAATGTAGCAATAACTACTGATGTAATAGTAGGTTTTCCTGGGGAAACTAATGATGAATTCAATAAAACTTATGAATTCTTAAGGGACATCGAACTTTCTCAAATGCATATATTTAAATATTCGCCAAGAAAAGGTACTCCAGCTGCTACAATGGATAATCAAATAGATCCACAAATGAAGCAGTTTAGAAGTGATAAACTTTTAAATTTAAATAAAGAGAATTTTAATAAATTTGCAAGTAAATTTGTTGGACAAGAAGTAGATGTACTATTTGAACAAAGTGTAGAACAAAATAGATATGAAGGTCTAACTTCTAATTATATAAGAGTAGTAGTAGAAACAGATAGAGATATTCAAGGTCAAATACTAAAAACAAAAATTTTACATGTTAAAAATGAATATGTAGAAGGTGTTTTAGTATAGGACATAGAAATAGAACTTTTGTATAAATAAAAGGAGGTGTAGACATGAGTTGTATATTTTGTAAAATAGTAAATGGAGAAATTCCATGTAGTAAAGTTTATGAAGATGATAAAGTTTTAGCTTTTAATGATATAAATCCGGTAGCTCCATATCATATATTAGTTATACCTAAAGCTCATTATGAAAGTATAATAGATATACCAGAAAAAGATATGGAAATAGTAGCACATATTCATAACGTTATTAATAAAATAGCAAGTGATAAAGGATTTGATAAAGCTGGCTTTAGAATAATAAATAATTGTGGTGAAGATGGAGGCCAAGAAGTTAAACATATTCATTATCATATTTTAGCTGGAAAGAAGCTACCATTATATGAAGCACAAGCTAAATAACTAAAAAAACAAAAAATAACTTTGTTATTAAACAAAATACTTGAAAAAAATTTAAGATTAGTTTATAATAAACAAAGTGTGAGGTTGTAATGCATTTATGCAGATATAATCGTAGTTACAGTCCCAGCATAATTCGCGCTATCGGAGGGAGGGAAAATGAAATGTCAGAAGTAAGAGTTAGAGAAAATGAAACATTAGACAGCGCTTTAAGAAGATTCAAGCGTTCATGTGCAATGTCTGGCATCATGTCTGAAGTTAGAAAAAGAGAGCACTATGATAAGCCTAGCGTTAGACGTAAAAAGAAGGCAGAAGCAGCAAGAAGAAAAAATGCTAAGAAATAGTTAAAAAAGAAATAAAGAGGTGAGGGGAATGTCCCTTAAACAAAAGTTACAAGAGGACTTAAAGTCTTCAATGAAGAACAAAGATACAGTAAGAAAATCTGTAGTAACTTTAATAAGAGCTTCTATAAAGCAATATGAAGTTGACAATAGAGTTGAACTTGATGATGAAGGTATTATAGATATAATATCTAAGCAAATGAAACAACGTAGAGATTCGTTGGAAGAGTTTGCAAAAGCTAATAGACAAGACTTAGTAAGTGAAACGGAATCTGAAATCGAAGTTTTAAAAGAGTACCTACCTCAACAGTTAAGCGAAGAAGAGCTAAACAAAATAGTAAAAGAAACTATATCTGAATTAGGAGCTACTTCTATGAAAGATATGGGTAAAATAATGTCTGCTATGATGCCTAAAGTAAAAGGTAGAGCAGATGGAAAACAAATAAACGAGTTAGTTAAGGCTAACTTACAATAGATTAAAAACCTAGAGAGAAATC
Above is a genomic segment from Romboutsia lituseburensis containing:
- the prmA gene encoding 50S ribosomal protein L11 methyltransferase yields the protein MKWAEITIKTTTEAVEAITNILYEQNVGGVSIEDPKDFKFQKKHEYDWDFVEEEIFNSGYDGVIIKTYITEERDVSDDIKIIKEKIDGLKEFGIDIGDAIVELSQVDEEDWANEWKNYYKPTKIGQKVVVKPTWEEYDLQDGDLIIELDPGMAFGTGTHETTSMCIQQLEKYVKKDSKVFDIGCGSGILAIAAAKLGAKEVLAVDLDEVAVKVSKENIELNNVEETVVAKHGNLMEVVKDKADIVVANIIADIIKILAKDIKNFMKEDAVFISSGIIHAKVEEVKEALIENGLEIIEVQTLGEWNAIVSKIK
- a CDS encoding 16S rRNA (uracil(1498)-N(3))-methyltransferase, encoding MDRFFVEKKNINLESNTCIIEGEDVKHISKVLRCKNGEKLEICDNDNNEYICEITDIDKSIVELNILQKVDIKRESDLKIKLYQGLPKGPKMEMILQKLTEVGVDEIVLVQTKRSVAKVDDKKEDKKIERWERIIYEAAKQSKRGKIPRLRGILSFKEALLEMKENDFNIAPYENERTKSIKQAIKGVDINNIGVFVGPEGGFDESEIEAIEEIGGQSVSLGPRILRTETASVVASSIVLYELSDLGGNE
- the mtaB gene encoding tRNA (N(6)-L-threonylcarbamoyladenosine(37)-C(2))-methylthiotransferase MtaB, producing MKKVAFYTLGCKVNQYETEAMLEMFEKDGYAQVDSEEFADVYVINTCTVTHMSDRKSRQYIRRMKKKNPDAIIAVVGCYSQVSPEEILEIEEVNLVMGTNERRQIVEEIKKIDSSQKASTVDDIMKVRAFEEIEISQSNGRTRAFMKIQDGCDRFCSYCIIPYARGGKVRSRNKESILEEVQKLASNGYKEIVLTGIHVASYGKDLKDEQMTLLSVIKEINEVEEIERIRLSSVEPVLFTDEFVNEVSKMPKVCPHYHLSLQSGCDETLKRMNRRYTTKEYKEIVDRLRENIPNVAITTDVIVGFPGETNDEFNKTYEFLRDIELSQMHIFKYSPRKGTPAATMDNQIDPQMKQFRSDKLLNLNKENFNKFASKFVGQEVDVLFEQSVEQNRYEGLTSNYIRVVVETDRDIQGQILKTKILHVKNEYVEGVLV
- a CDS encoding histidine triad nucleotide-binding protein; this translates as MSCIFCKIVNGEIPCSKVYEDDKVLAFNDINPVAPYHILVIPKAHYESIIDIPEKDMEIVAHIHNVINKIASDKGFDKAGFRIINNCGEDGGQEVKHIHYHILAGKKLPLYEAQAK
- the rpsU gene encoding 30S ribosomal protein S21, with translation MSEVRVRENETLDSALRRFKRSCAMSGIMSEVRKREHYDKPSVRRKKKAEAARRKNAKK
- a CDS encoding GatB/YqeY domain-containing protein; translation: MSLKQKLQEDLKSSMKNKDTVRKSVVTLIRASIKQYEVDNRVELDDEGIIDIISKQMKQRRDSLEEFAKANRQDLVSETESEIEVLKEYLPQQLSEEELNKIVKETISELGATSMKDMGKIMSAMMPKVKGRADGKQINELVKANLQ